Proteins encoded by one window of Gordonia jinghuaiqii:
- a CDS encoding SDR family NAD(P)-dependent oxidoreductase, whose product MQRFDGRRVLVTGAASGIGKATVLRLLSEGATVVGADVSADGLAATAQVAADVAGPDRLVTHVIDIGDEAAVRDGVAFATDHLGGLDVLVNAAGILRSGHTEQVTLQEWDQIIRVNLTGTFLMIRESLPALIESGRGVIVNFSSTSASFAHPYMAAYAASKGGVQSMTHTIALEFAEYGLRAVSVAPGSISSGMTAAPGLPEDSDVSLFAKMQPVVRVEPSESDDVRIPGMAGPDRVAGVVAMLASDDGAFISGTEVRVDGGSHM is encoded by the coding sequence ATGCAACGATTCGACGGCCGACGGGTCCTGGTCACCGGCGCGGCCTCGGGAATAGGGAAGGCGACGGTGCTCCGCCTGTTGTCGGAGGGCGCGACCGTTGTCGGCGCCGACGTGTCGGCCGACGGACTGGCCGCGACCGCGCAGGTCGCCGCCGATGTCGCCGGACCGGACCGGCTCGTCACGCATGTCATCGACATCGGGGACGAGGCCGCCGTGCGCGATGGTGTCGCGTTCGCCACCGATCATCTCGGCGGGCTCGACGTGCTGGTGAATGCCGCCGGAATCCTGCGCAGCGGGCACACCGAGCAGGTCACGCTGCAGGAATGGGATCAGATCATCCGCGTCAACCTGACCGGTACGTTCCTCATGATCCGCGAGTCCCTGCCCGCGCTGATCGAATCGGGACGCGGGGTGATCGTCAACTTCAGCTCCACCTCTGCGAGCTTCGCCCACCCGTACATGGCCGCGTACGCGGCGAGCAAGGGCGGGGTGCAGTCGATGACCCACACCATCGCGTTGGAGTTCGCCGAGTATGGCCTCCGGGCCGTGTCGGTGGCGCCCGGAAGCATCTCGTCCGGAATGACTGCCGCACCCGGTCTGCCCGAGGACTCCGATGTGAGTCTGTTCGCGAAGATGCAGCCGGTCGTACGGGTGGAGCCGTCGGAATCCGACGACGTCAGAATCCCGGGGATGGCGGGCCCGGACAGGGTCGCCGGAGTGGTCGCCATGCTGGCATCCGACGACGGGGCCTTCATCAGTGGCACCGAAGTCCGCGTGGACGGCGGCAGTCACATGTGA
- a CDS encoding VOC family protein has product MTEIKGLGYVRVLATDMDRWRELGYDVLGFAPGSGPEEDALHFRMDERPSRITVERADVDRVSAVGWEVRDHLALRRLTSMFDAEGIEHTEMPQDLCDARRIEGGISLKDPGGTPLEIFYGPALDHSPVNTKYGQKFVTGQQGLGHVVMPTTNFDESYRFYTETLGFLPRGAFRMPSPPGVGPLRIRFLGVNPRHHSLAIMPSLEGRDPGLIHVMVEVDELDAVGRAYDQVMARDFPVSSTLGRHTNDKMVSFYVRVPGGWDIEYGTGGQLVDESYYTAEEITADSYWGHEWMWAREAKEAARKAAEDEEVAS; this is encoded by the coding sequence ATGACAGAGATCAAGGGGCTCGGCTACGTACGGGTTCTGGCCACCGACATGGACCGCTGGCGTGAACTGGGCTACGACGTACTCGGCTTCGCCCCCGGTTCGGGCCCCGAAGAAGACGCGTTGCATTTCCGGATGGACGAACGGCCGTCGCGGATCACCGTCGAGCGTGCGGACGTCGATCGCGTCAGCGCGGTGGGCTGGGAGGTCCGTGACCACCTCGCCCTGCGGCGGTTGACGTCCATGTTCGACGCCGAGGGCATCGAACACACGGAGATGCCGCAGGACCTCTGCGATGCGCGCAGGATCGAAGGCGGTATCTCGCTGAAGGATCCGGGCGGCACACCGCTGGAGATCTTCTACGGGCCCGCTCTCGATCACAGTCCGGTGAACACGAAGTACGGCCAGAAGTTCGTCACCGGTCAGCAGGGTCTCGGACACGTGGTCATGCCGACCACGAACTTCGACGAGTCCTACCGGTTCTACACCGAGACACTGGGTTTCCTTCCGCGAGGTGCCTTCCGCATGCCGTCGCCCCCCGGTGTCGGCCCGCTGCGAATCCGGTTCCTCGGTGTCAACCCGCGGCATCACAGCCTGGCGATCATGCCGAGTCTCGAAGGTCGCGACCCCGGACTGATCCACGTGATGGTGGAGGTCGACGAGCTCGACGCGGTCGGGCGCGCCTACGACCAGGTGATGGCGCGCGACTTCCCGGTGTCCTCGACACTCGGCCGCCATACCAACGACAAGATGGTGTCGTTCTACGTCCGCGTGCCGGGCGGCTGGGACATCGAGTACGGCACCGGCGGGCAGCTTGTCGACGAAAGTTATTACACCGCAGAGGAAATCACCGCCGACAGCTACTGGGGTCACGAGTGGATGTGGGCCCGTGAGGCGAAAGAGGCCGCCCGCAAGGCAGCCGAGGACGAGGAAGTGGCATCGTGA
- a CDS encoding acyl-CoA dehydrogenase family protein gives MSYEVLDKIVETADELRSGAEESESLGRLSDDVAKGLKRSGIIRLLQRKKYDGYEAHPREFAETVMKTASIYGSAGWVGGIVGVHPWQLAFADPKVQDEVLGSDSDTWQASPYMPGGVAIPVEGGYRMSGRWQFSSGTDHCDWIFLGAMVGGDDGKPMMPPTGLHVILPRSDYEIIEDSWDVVGLRGTGSKDIVVTDAFIPEYRVMRSQDVIDGVAAKEYGVTETLYRMPWSTMFPLGITSATIGICEGVLAAGVDYQRERVGAAGTRIKDDPYVLHALGEAASEIDAARQQLLSNVDRIWDLVDAGEDVDFETRATARRNQIRSAWRAVRAADEVFDRSGGNALRMDNPLQRFWRDAHAGLHHAIHVTSTPYHAAALASLGADVPAGPLRVMI, from the coding sequence ATGAGCTACGAAGTCCTCGACAAGATCGTCGAGACCGCAGATGAATTACGTTCCGGCGCCGAAGAATCGGAGAGCCTCGGGAGGCTGTCCGATGATGTTGCCAAAGGTCTCAAGCGGTCCGGGATCATCCGACTCCTGCAGCGTAAGAAGTACGACGGGTATGAAGCCCACCCGAGGGAATTCGCCGAGACCGTCATGAAGACGGCGAGCATCTACGGTTCGGCCGGCTGGGTCGGCGGCATCGTCGGTGTGCACCCCTGGCAGCTGGCCTTTGCCGACCCCAAGGTCCAGGACGAGGTTCTCGGCAGTGACTCCGACACCTGGCAGGCGTCGCCGTACATGCCCGGCGGCGTCGCGATCCCGGTCGAGGGCGGATACCGCATGTCGGGTCGGTGGCAGTTCTCGTCGGGTACCGATCACTGTGACTGGATCTTCCTGGGCGCCATGGTGGGTGGCGACGACGGCAAGCCCATGATGCCCCCGACCGGACTGCACGTGATCCTGCCGCGGTCGGACTACGAGATCATCGAGGACTCCTGGGACGTGGTCGGTCTGCGCGGCACCGGCAGCAAGGACATCGTGGTGACCGACGCGTTCATCCCGGAGTACCGCGTGATGAGGTCGCAGGACGTCATCGACGGTGTGGCGGCGAAGGAGTACGGCGTCACCGAGACGCTCTACCGGATGCCGTGGTCGACCATGTTCCCGCTCGGCATCACCTCGGCGACGATCGGCATCTGCGAGGGTGTACTCGCCGCGGGTGTCGACTACCAGCGGGAACGGGTCGGGGCCGCCGGCACCAGGATCAAGGACGACCCGTATGTCCTCCACGCATTGGGGGAAGCGGCATCGGAGATCGACGCGGCGCGGCAGCAACTGCTCAGTAACGTGGACCGCATCTGGGATCTCGTCGACGCCGGCGAGGACGTCGACTTCGAGACGCGGGCAACCGCGCGGCGCAACCAGATCCGCTCGGCCTGGCGTGCAGTCCGCGCGGCCGACGAGGTGTTCGACCGTTCCGGCGGAAACGCACTGCGCATGGACAACCCGCTCCAGCGGTTCTGGCGCGACGCGCACGCGGGCCTGCACCACGCGATCCACGTCACCAGCACGCCCTACCACGCGGCCGCGTTGGCCTCGCTCGGCGCCGACGTCCCGGCGGGTCCACTGCGAGTGATGATCTGA
- a CDS encoding IclR family transcriptional regulator, with the protein MRTTHTGDTPISVVDRVSTVLEAFNGSGPMTLAQVTARTKLPRSSVHRLLEQLAGAGWLARSPEQTYELGVKAYELGQAALNQNRLLKGARPVMHAFAQRTGYTVQLGVVDQGDCVYLAKVNGRRSGPTPTAVGQRLPAHVTALGKAMLANQDAPPDRDSPRGLHLEDNGSLVRRTALSITDIGQLSTELGHIRDRGGAFDRGEAFAGIGCVGVSIGPADHVYGNLAGLSICGPVGALDHRKLLGPVRIAAREIWDHCVAADLAEH; encoded by the coding sequence TTGAGGACGACACATACAGGTGACACCCCCATCTCCGTCGTGGATCGGGTGTCGACTGTGCTCGAGGCGTTCAACGGTTCGGGTCCGATGACCCTGGCCCAGGTGACCGCCCGCACGAAGTTGCCCAGGTCGTCGGTCCATCGACTACTCGAGCAACTCGCCGGTGCGGGCTGGCTCGCGCGGTCACCCGAACAGACCTACGAGCTCGGTGTGAAGGCGTACGAACTGGGTCAGGCCGCTCTCAACCAGAACCGTCTGCTCAAGGGCGCCCGACCCGTGATGCACGCTTTCGCGCAGCGCACCGGCTACACGGTGCAGCTCGGCGTCGTCGATCAGGGGGACTGCGTCTACCTCGCGAAGGTGAACGGGCGTCGGTCGGGGCCCACCCCCACCGCGGTGGGGCAACGTCTTCCCGCGCACGTCACGGCCCTCGGCAAGGCCATGCTGGCCAACCAGGATGCGCCGCCCGACCGCGACTCACCGCGCGGACTCCACTTGGAGGACAACGGTTCGCTCGTCCGGCGGACGGCACTGAGCATCACCGACATCGGTCAGCTCAGCACCGAGCTCGGGCACATCCGCGATCGCGGCGGGGCGTTCGACCGGGGCGAGGCCTTCGCCGGCATCGGATGCGTCGGCGTCTCGATCGGGCCGGCGGACCACGTCTACGGCAACCTGGCCGGTCTCTCCATCTGTGGTCCGGTCGGCGCGCTCGATCATCGCAAGCTACTCGGTCCGGTCCGGATCGCCGCACGCGAGATCTGGGATCACTGCGTCGCCGCAGATCTCGCCGAGCACTGA
- a CDS encoding FAD-dependent oxidoreductase, with protein sequence MTRARGAQGMTWNSSFDVVVVGSGGAALAGALAAVARGLTVCVVEKTDRFGGTSAYSGGSVWLPGNHVLERDGVDDSVEAGLTYFRETVGDRTDPTVQRAFLETGPVVAEFLENEVGIPLEHRPFPDYFAAPGRKDHGRSIFAKPITAGEVGPRIDDIRPMVPADQFGIEMDRRVLDGGQAWIARMLLSLDASGRAELHLESAAESLVSDGSGRVTGVVVRTAEGERRLHARGGVLLAAGGFERNTGLRQDLQQMPSADWTSSHPSTGSGDAIAMLRDVGAKLDLLDQAWWCPATLFPNGHAVFTLGLRAGIVVDETGSRFANELLPYDQMGRALRERMRAGKGDGFWYIFDDRFGDDLPAICAPLPDRDAMTEAGLWHSASSIGDLAAAIGVDAETLVETVDRFNRFAANGIDDDFRRGEDPYGRFFLGAQTAAQCLVALDGSRFHAVRMVLGDLGTKGGAVITGDGAVLRSDGNGVVAGLYAAGNSTASISGEVYPGPGTPLGSGMVMAYRAVADMASQLDGARAVVEPA encoded by the coding sequence ATGACCAGAGCACGGGGTGCGCAGGGAATGACATGGAACAGCAGTTTCGACGTGGTCGTCGTCGGGTCGGGCGGGGCCGCGCTCGCCGGAGCACTCGCCGCGGTCGCCCGTGGGCTGACCGTGTGTGTGGTGGAGAAGACGGATCGGTTCGGGGGGACCTCGGCCTACTCGGGGGGCAGTGTGTGGTTACCGGGTAACCACGTCCTCGAGCGTGACGGGGTCGACGACTCGGTGGAGGCGGGTCTGACCTACTTCCGCGAGACCGTCGGCGACCGGACCGATCCGACTGTGCAGCGCGCATTCTTGGAGACCGGACCGGTGGTCGCCGAGTTCTTGGAGAACGAGGTCGGCATCCCCCTCGAGCACCGGCCATTCCCGGACTACTTCGCGGCCCCGGGTCGTAAGGACCACGGCCGCAGCATCTTTGCCAAGCCGATCACGGCCGGAGAGGTGGGCCCCCGGATCGACGACATCCGTCCGATGGTCCCCGCCGACCAGTTCGGGATCGAGATGGACCGTAGGGTGCTGGACGGCGGACAGGCGTGGATCGCACGGATGCTGCTGTCTCTCGACGCGTCCGGGCGCGCCGAACTGCACTTGGAGAGCGCCGCCGAATCGCTCGTCTCCGATGGCTCCGGACGCGTCACCGGCGTGGTGGTCCGCACCGCCGAGGGCGAACGGCGACTGCATGCGCGGGGCGGCGTCCTACTCGCGGCCGGCGGCTTCGAACGCAACACCGGACTTCGGCAGGACCTTCAGCAGATGCCGTCCGCCGACTGGACCTCGTCACATCCGTCCACCGGTTCGGGGGACGCCATCGCGATGTTGCGGGATGTCGGAGCGAAACTCGATCTGCTCGACCAGGCGTGGTGGTGCCCGGCCACCCTCTTCCCGAACGGACACGCCGTTTTCACGCTTGGGCTGCGCGCGGGGATCGTCGTCGACGAGACCGGGAGCCGATTCGCCAACGAGCTGTTGCCGTACGACCAGATGGGTCGGGCCCTGCGCGAACGGATGAGGGCCGGCAAGGGTGACGGGTTCTGGTACATCTTCGACGACCGGTTCGGCGACGACCTGCCGGCGATCTGTGCGCCGTTGCCGGATCGGGACGCGATGACCGAGGCCGGGCTGTGGCACAGCGCGTCGTCGATCGGAGATCTCGCGGCAGCAATCGGCGTGGATGCGGAGACGCTCGTCGAGACCGTGGATCGCTTCAATCGGTTCGCCGCCAACGGGATCGATGACGACTTCCGTCGTGGCGAGGATCCCTACGGGCGCTTCTTCCTCGGTGCGCAGACGGCAGCGCAATGTCTGGTGGCGCTCGACGGCTCGCGTTTCCACGCGGTCCGGATGGTCCTCGGCGACCTCGGCACCAAGGGCGGAGCGGTGATCACCGGTGATGGTGCGGTCCTGCGGTCCGACGGGAACGGCGTGGTGGCCGGGTTGTACGCGGCGGGCAACTCGACGGCCTCGATCTCAGGCGAGGTCTATCCGGGTCCGGGAACGCCGCTCGGCTCCGGGATGGTCATGGCCTACCGAGCCGTGGCAGACATGGCCTCGCAGCTCGACGGCGCCAGAGCGGTTGTCGAGCCGGCCTGA
- a CDS encoding flavin-containing monooxygenase yields the protein MTTKDSDYDTVVIGAGLSGLYAVYRLRAQGLSVHGFDSAEGVGGTWYHNRYPGARCDVESIDYSYSFDDDLQQEWTWSERFATQAEILAYLEHVADRFDLRKHYDFLTRVTSTVYDENTARWTISTDTGVTTTTRFVVMATGVLSATNRPDIPGLDLFEGENYHTGEWPHDEVDFAGKRVGVIGTGSSGIQSIPVIAETAQQVVVFQRSPNYSIPAGNRPLTDESIAEVKANYAERRRLSRESGGGTPNSPYPKSALEVDEAERKRVYDEWWHRGGYLFAKAFPDQTTSLEANDTAREYVEAKIREIVKDPAVADILIPTDHPIGTKRIVTDSGYFETFNRDNVTLVNLRATPIEEITPRGVRTTEQEYPLDMLVFATGFDAMTGSLSRIDIRGRGGRTMAEEWSAGPRTYIGLAVNGFPNMFFVTGAGSPSVLANMVLGAEQHIDWIAACIAHVDAHNAAAIEAEKEAVDAWVAECNAKAAGTLFPTANSWYMGANIEGKPRVFMPYIGGFGNYGKICAEVAEAGYKGFVIS from the coding sequence GTGACGACCAAAGACTCCGACTACGACACCGTGGTGATCGGCGCGGGGCTGTCCGGTCTCTACGCGGTGTACAGACTCCGCGCACAGGGGCTGAGCGTCCACGGGTTCGATTCCGCCGAGGGCGTGGGCGGGACCTGGTATCACAACCGCTACCCGGGCGCCCGCTGCGACGTCGAGAGCATCGATTATTCGTACTCGTTCGACGACGACCTGCAGCAGGAGTGGACCTGGTCGGAACGCTTCGCCACGCAGGCCGAGATCCTGGCCTACCTCGAACACGTCGCCGACCGGTTCGACCTGCGCAAGCACTATGACTTCCTGACCCGGGTCACCTCCACCGTCTACGACGAGAACACCGCACGGTGGACGATCTCCACCGACACCGGGGTCACCACGACGACCCGCTTCGTCGTGATGGCAACCGGTGTCCTGTCGGCAACCAACCGCCCCGACATCCCGGGCCTCGACCTCTTCGAGGGGGAGAACTACCACACCGGTGAATGGCCGCACGACGAAGTCGATTTCGCAGGTAAGCGCGTCGGCGTCATCGGCACCGGATCGTCGGGTATCCAGTCGATCCCGGTGATCGCGGAGACCGCGCAACAGGTCGTGGTATTCCAGCGCAGCCCGAACTACTCGATCCCGGCCGGCAACCGGCCACTCACCGACGAATCGATCGCCGAGGTGAAGGCGAATTACGCCGAGCGCAGGCGTCTCTCGCGGGAGAGCGGTGGCGGTACCCCGAACTCCCCGTACCCGAAGAGCGCTCTGGAGGTGGACGAAGCCGAGCGCAAGCGCGTGTACGACGAGTGGTGGCACCGCGGCGGTTATCTGTTCGCCAAGGCGTTCCCCGACCAGACGACCAGCCTCGAGGCCAACGACACCGCACGTGAGTATGTCGAGGCGAAGATCCGGGAGATCGTGAAGGACCCGGCGGTCGCCGACATTCTCATCCCGACCGATCACCCGATCGGAACCAAGCGGATCGTCACCGACAGTGGCTACTTCGAGACGTTCAACCGCGACAACGTGACCTTGGTGAACCTGCGCGCCACCCCGATCGAGGAGATCACGCCGCGCGGTGTGCGAACCACCGAGCAGGAGTACCCGCTCGACATGCTGGTCTTCGCCACCGGATTCGACGCGATGACCGGTTCCTTGTCCCGTATCGACATCCGTGGTCGGGGTGGACGGACGATGGCCGAGGAGTGGTCGGCCGGCCCGCGCACCTACATCGGGCTCGCCGTCAACGGGTTTCCGAACATGTTCTTCGTGACCGGAGCCGGAAGCCCGAGCGTGCTCGCCAACATGGTGCTCGGCGCCGAGCAGCACATCGACTGGATAGCAGCGTGTATCGCCCATGTCGACGCGCACAACGCGGCGGCGATCGAGGCGGAGAAGGAAGCCGTCGACGCCTGGGTCGCCGAATGCAACGCCAAGGCTGCCGGAACACTCTTCCCCACCGCGAACTCGTGGTACATGGGCGCGAACATCGAGGGAAAGCCGCGTGTGTTCATGCCTTACATCGGCGGATTCGGCAACTACGGGAAGATCTGCGCGGAGGTGGCCGAGGCCGGCTACAAGGGATTCGTGATCTCGTGA
- a CDS encoding alpha/beta hydrolase yields MSGRREDLHPDVEAMLSALEAGFPDVTQHDAAELREIIVSRRAPLSRQPDMALARDIAIDGPGGRLGLRIFVPHSRSDESDAQLRQNALPVVVFAHGGGFVFCDLDSHDEFCRTMAAEVGVVVVSVDYRLAPENPAPAAMEDMYRAVCWTAENIAGYGGDPARIAVAGDSAGGNLAATTSIAARDRGGPAIAAQVLLYPVIDDDLDTESYRRYGVGYYNTTKAMRWYWEQYAPQGRDSALIIPTRASSLSGLPAAVVATAELDPPCSAGEDYAHRLREAGIPVIEHRFDGLFHGFLTFPQLSLTPPAREKVWQMMRDVLAPEP; encoded by the coding sequence ATGAGCGGACGCAGAGAGGATCTGCACCCCGACGTCGAGGCGATGCTGTCCGCGCTCGAGGCCGGCTTCCCCGACGTGACGCAGCACGATGCCGCCGAACTCCGCGAGATCATCGTGTCCAGGCGGGCGCCGCTGTCGCGACAACCCGACATGGCGCTCGCTCGTGACATCGCGATAGACGGCCCCGGTGGCCGTCTCGGATTACGGATCTTCGTCCCGCACAGTCGTTCCGACGAGTCCGATGCTCAGCTCCGGCAGAACGCCCTGCCCGTCGTGGTGTTCGCGCACGGCGGTGGCTTCGTCTTCTGCGATCTCGACAGCCATGACGAATTCTGCCGGACGATGGCGGCCGAGGTCGGCGTCGTCGTGGTGTCGGTCGACTATCGCCTGGCGCCGGAGAATCCCGCGCCGGCGGCGATGGAGGACATGTACCGGGCGGTCTGCTGGACGGCGGAGAACATCGCCGGGTACGGGGGCGACCCCGCTCGGATCGCCGTCGCAGGCGACAGCGCCGGCGGCAACCTGGCCGCGACCACCAGTATCGCCGCGCGCGACCGCGGCGGACCGGCGATCGCGGCCCAGGTCCTGCTCTACCCGGTCATCGACGACGACCTCGACACCGAGTCGTACCGTCGTTACGGAGTCGGTTACTACAACACCACGAAGGCGATGCGCTGGTACTGGGAGCAGTACGCGCCGCAGGGGCGTGACAGCGCGCTGATCATCCCGACCCGTGCGTCTTCGCTGTCCGGTCTGCCGGCGGCGGTGGTGGCCACCGCCGAACTCGATCCTCCCTGTTCGGCGGGGGAGGACTATGCACATCGACTGCGCGAGGCCGGGATTCCGGTGATCGAGCACCGCTTCGACGGACTGTTCCACGGGTTCTTGACCTTTCCGCAGTTGTCGTTGACACCGCCTGCGCGGGAGAAGGTCTGGCAGATGATGCGGGATGTCCTGGCCCCGGAGCCGTGA
- a CDS encoding Rieske 2Fe-2S domain-containing protein → MSSTTDIKDEVRVIDAGTPPERFARGWHCLGLARDFADGRPHQVSAFGTELVVFAGEDGKINVLDAFCRHMGGNLALGEVKGNAIACPFHDWRWRGDGKCAGIPYAKRVPPIARTRSWHASVVSGQLFVWHDPENKKPTAELAIPEIPTYGDPGWTDWVWNSIEVTGSHCREIVDNVVDMAHFFYVHYGMPTYFRNVFEGHTATQSMRTRPRPDAVGVSQTTNYSLESQSDATYYGPSYMIDKLWSGGRDHEGGPNIYLINCHYPISATSFRLQYGVMVEKPAGLADEQAEQIAQAVAKGVAIGFEQDVHIWKNKSRIDNPLLCEEDGPVYQLRRWYEQFYVDVDDVTPEMVNRFEYEIDTERALQSWQAEVDDNLAAGRSAFAPNLTSASPASADSAS, encoded by the coding sequence ATGAGTTCCACAACCGACATCAAAGACGAAGTCAGGGTCATCGACGCCGGGACGCCGCCGGAACGATTCGCCCGCGGCTGGCATTGTCTCGGACTGGCGCGCGACTTCGCAGACGGCCGGCCGCATCAGGTGTCCGCGTTCGGTACCGAACTCGTGGTGTTCGCGGGCGAGGACGGCAAGATCAACGTTCTCGACGCCTTCTGCCGGCACATGGGTGGCAATCTCGCGCTGGGAGAGGTCAAGGGGAATGCCATCGCCTGCCCGTTCCACGACTGGCGCTGGCGGGGTGACGGCAAATGCGCCGGAATCCCGTACGCCAAGCGCGTCCCCCCGATCGCTCGGACGCGGTCGTGGCACGCGTCGGTGGTCAGCGGACAGTTGTTCGTCTGGCACGACCCGGAGAACAAGAAGCCGACAGCCGAACTCGCCATTCCCGAGATCCCGACATACGGCGACCCGGGTTGGACGGACTGGGTGTGGAACTCGATCGAGGTCACCGGTTCACACTGCCGCGAGATCGTCGACAACGTCGTGGACATGGCCCACTTCTTTTATGTCCACTACGGAATGCCGACCTACTTCCGGAACGTGTTCGAGGGCCACACGGCGACGCAGTCGATGCGAACGCGGCCCCGGCCGGATGCGGTGGGAGTCAGCCAGACCACCAACTACAGCCTCGAAAGTCAGTCGGACGCGACCTATTACGGCCCCTCCTACATGATCGACAAACTGTGGAGCGGCGGCCGCGACCACGAGGGTGGCCCGAACATCTACCTCATCAACTGCCATTACCCGATCTCGGCGACATCGTTCCGACTCCAATACGGCGTCATGGTCGAGAAGCCTGCCGGACTCGCCGACGAGCAGGCCGAGCAGATCGCCCAGGCAGTGGCCAAGGGCGTCGCGATCGGCTTCGAGCAGGACGTGCACATCTGGAAGAACAAGTCACGGATCGACAACCCGCTGCTCTGCGAGGAGGACGGACCGGTCTACCAGCTCCGCCGCTGGTATGAGCAGTTCTACGTCGACGTCGACGACGTGACCCCGGAGATGGTGAACCGCTTCGAGTACGAGATCGACACCGAACGCGCGCTGCAGTCGTGGCAGGCGGAGGTCGACGACAACCTCGCCGCCGGGCGCAGCGCCTTCGCGCCGAATCTGACGTCGGCCTCGCCCGCGTCCGCCGACTCGGCTTCCTGA
- a CDS encoding SDR family NAD(P)-dependent oxidoreductase — protein sequence MLPSSLMSAVEIPARSAREREDVAVRFGRIVAAGKEEYDMFDLTGRIAFVSGAGQSVGEGIAKVLGKQGASVIVNDLHSDRAEKVAAAIAEEGNRAVAAAFDVTDFDATRDGIRAAEAELGGPVDIVVNNAGVAEGRIIKPFRELSPEDWRAPIDLNIFGAMNCIKVVLDGMCDAGWGRIVQISSGSARTGQNINQTMYATGKSGIEGFIRHLAAETGRYGVTANIVALGHQKNLEDKMPADMIEAILTTIPIGRLGDPTEVGAFCAYLASEEAGGITGQTLDFNGGSQTR from the coding sequence GTGTTGCCTTCGTCACTAATGTCCGCAGTCGAGATTCCCGCGCGTTCGGCACGTGAGCGTGAAGACGTCGCTGTTCGATTCGGTCGCATCGTTGCGGCCGGCAAGGAGGAGTACGACATGTTCGATTTGACGGGACGTATCGCGTTCGTGAGCGGTGCGGGGCAGAGCGTCGGCGAAGGGATCGCGAAAGTCCTTGGAAAGCAGGGCGCCTCCGTGATCGTCAACGATCTGCACAGTGATCGCGCGGAGAAGGTCGCGGCTGCGATCGCCGAGGAGGGCAACCGCGCGGTTGCCGCGGCGTTCGACGTGACCGACTTCGACGCGACCCGGGACGGCATCCGAGCCGCCGAGGCCGAACTCGGTGGGCCGGTCGACATCGTGGTGAACAATGCCGGAGTCGCCGAAGGCCGGATCATCAAGCCGTTCCGCGAACTGTCGCCGGAGGACTGGCGGGCCCCCATCGACCTGAACATCTTCGGGGCGATGAACTGCATCAAGGTCGTCCTGGACGGGATGTGTGACGCGGGTTGGGGGCGGATCGTGCAGATCTCGTCCGGGTCGGCGCGCACCGGTCAGAACATCAACCAGACCATGTACGCCACCGGCAAGAGCGGTATCGAGGGTTTCATTCGTCACCTGGCGGCCGAGACCGGCCGGTACGGTGTCACCGCCAACATCGTCGCCCTCGGTCATCAGAAGAACCTCGAGGACAAGATGCCCGCGGACATGATCGAGGCCATCCTGACGACGATCCCGATCGGCCGACTCGGTGATCCGACCGAGGTCGGGGCTTTCTGTGCCTACCTCGCCTCCGAGGAGGCCGGCGGTATCACCGGGCAGACCCTCGACTTCAACGGCGGATCCCAGACGCGATGA
- a CDS encoding VOC family protein, with product MSVAITLSLTAIRVSDLARSVAFYTSGCGFVMEREFTTPSFTAAIVRAGSAGLELILPAETASAAADHGSMLRKFVLNTDDPAAVMSRACALGGTEITAATDHPEYGMTIGVITDPDGYELEFVGRLDAPGCIAGHEQGVHQR from the coding sequence ATGAGCGTCGCGATCACCCTCTCGCTCACCGCGATCAGAGTCAGCGATCTGGCCCGGTCGGTCGCCTTCTACACCAGCGGATGCGGTTTCGTGATGGAGCGCGAGTTCACCACGCCGAGCTTCACCGCGGCCATCGTGCGCGCGGGTTCAGCCGGCCTCGAACTCATCCTCCCAGCCGAAACAGCCTCCGCGGCCGCGGATCACGGGTCCATGCTGCGTAAGTTCGTGCTCAACACCGATGACCCGGCGGCGGTGATGAGTCGTGCCTGTGCGCTCGGCGGCACCGAGATCACCGCGGCGACCGACCATCCCGAGTACGGGATGACGATCGGTGTGATCACCGACCCCGACGGATACGAGTTGGAGTTCGTCGGACGCCTCGACGCCCCGGGATGTATCGCCGGGCACGAACAAGGAGTGCATCAGAGATGA